The following coding sequences are from one Terriglobales bacterium window:
- a CDS encoding metallophosphoesterase: MSRKQKDRDPNILDEDQSKDGLDRRGFLKCMAWAGTGLLWTITAEGIPTSHIFGHDTKSKNTKSALRFVQISDSHMGFNKPANTDVVSTLQAAVDRINSLPEQPEFIIHTGDLSHQSKPAEFDTMDQILKSAHPKQIFYVPGEHDTSVDDGKQYLDRYGKDTKGKGWYSMNHKGVHFVGLVNVIQLEGMGQLGDEQIAWLKDDLSGVSASTPVVVFAHIPLWSVYPDWGWGTKDSEQAFAHLKRFGSVTVLNGHIHQVMQKVEGNATFHAAMSTAFPQPAPGSAPAPGPMKVPAERLRSVLGLANVHYVQQNHSLAIVDSPLAIAGDSQEPHPSAHLLRRDLLIG; encoded by the coding sequence ATGTCTCGCAAACAAAAAGACCGCGATCCCAACATCCTGGACGAGGACCAGAGCAAAGACGGCCTCGATCGCCGAGGATTTCTCAAGTGCATGGCCTGGGCCGGCACCGGACTCCTGTGGACGATCACTGCTGAAGGCATTCCCACATCCCACATCTTCGGCCACGACACAAAGAGCAAGAACACCAAATCGGCCCTGCGATTTGTCCAGATCAGCGACAGTCACATGGGATTCAACAAACCTGCCAATACCGATGTAGTCTCGACGCTCCAAGCCGCAGTGGACAGAATCAATAGCCTGCCGGAGCAGCCGGAGTTCATCATCCATACCGGCGACCTGAGCCATCAATCCAAGCCTGCCGAATTCGACACAATGGACCAAATCCTCAAGAGCGCTCACCCCAAGCAGATTTTCTACGTGCCCGGTGAGCACGACACATCAGTAGACGATGGCAAACAATACCTGGACCGTTACGGCAAAGACACCAAAGGCAAAGGCTGGTACAGCATGAATCACAAGGGAGTTCACTTTGTTGGACTCGTCAACGTGATTCAGCTCGAAGGCATGGGCCAGCTTGGCGACGAACAGATTGCCTGGTTGAAGGATGATCTGAGCGGAGTCTCCGCGAGTACCCCTGTAGTCGTATTCGCCCACATTCCCCTTTGGAGCGTTTATCCCGACTGGGGATGGGGGACGAAGGACAGCGAGCAGGCGTTCGCGCATTTGAAGCGATTCGGCTCGGTCACTGTGCTCAACGGCCATATTCACCAGGTAATGCAAAAGGTCGAAGGGAACGCGACATTCCATGCGGCGATGTCCACGGCTTTCCCCCAACCTGCACCGGGGTCTGCGCCGGCGCCAGGCCCAATGAAGGTCCCGGCCGAACGCCTACGCAGCGTGCTCGGTCTGGCGAATGTGCACTACGTACAGCAAAACCACAGCCTGGCCATCGTTGATTCACCGCTTGCAATAGCCGGTGATTCTCAAGAGCCGCATCCGTCCGCGCATCTCCTGCGCAGAGACCTGCTGATCGGTTAG
- a CDS encoding sigma-70 family RNA polymerase sigma factor: protein MESTADSREKITRFEALVLPHLDSAFNLARWMARNTTDAEDVAQEAMMRAFRFFDTFRGEDARVWLLTIVRNTYLTWVRRQLPQQNSAEFDERLHTDIETALTPESEFLRQATAEQVRRAIENLPAEFREVILMRELEQLSYKEIAAVTRSPLGTVMSRISRGRSMLRQLIAGERRMEVKHHG, encoded by the coding sequence ATGGAAAGCACCGCAGATTCTCGCGAGAAGATCACTCGCTTTGAGGCTTTGGTGTTGCCTCATCTCGATTCGGCCTTCAACCTCGCTCGCTGGATGGCGCGAAACACAACTGATGCCGAGGACGTTGCTCAGGAAGCGATGATGCGCGCTTTCCGCTTCTTCGACACATTTCGCGGCGAAGATGCCCGGGTATGGCTTCTGACGATCGTGCGTAACACGTATCTCACTTGGGTTCGGCGTCAGCTTCCGCAGCAGAATTCGGCGGAGTTTGACGAGCGTCTGCATACCGACATCGAGACGGCGCTCACGCCGGAGTCAGAGTTCCTGCGGCAAGCAACCGCTGAGCAGGTGCGTCGCGCAATCGAGAATCTGCCGGCGGAGTTTCGGGAAGTCATTCTTATGCGGGAACTCGAACAACTTTCATATAAGGAAATCGCTGCAGTCACGCGTTCGCCGCTTGGTACGGTAATGTCAAGGATCTCCCGGGGTCGCAGCATGTTGCGCCAGTTGATTGCAGGAGAAAGACGAATGGAGGTAAAGCACCATGGCTAG
- a CDS encoding anti-sigma factor — MASHAQRNLLHAYLDDELDLVRSMELEDHLAECGDCANEVASYRALREGVQAADLRYQPSSEFRSRLLRELEQQERPQPTVIHWRIPRWSWAAVAALLLLASAALVLDVSQRSERKVASEIVTDHVRSLMASHLTDVANSDQHTVKPWFTGKLDFSPQVRDLSADGFELIGGRLEYLDGHNAAAVVYQRRKHVINLFTWPTSASDEEPQATAQQGFNLVEWKQAGMYYCAISDLNRQELTELASLLRK; from the coding sequence ATGGCTAGTCACGCACAACGCAACCTCCTGCACGCCTACCTCGACGACGAGCTGGATCTCGTGCGCAGTATGGAGCTCGAAGACCATCTGGCTGAGTGTGGCGACTGCGCCAATGAGGTAGCCAGCTATCGAGCTCTTCGGGAAGGTGTACAGGCCGCTGATCTTCGCTATCAGCCTTCCTCGGAGTTTCGCTCGCGTTTGTTGAGGGAGTTGGAGCAGCAGGAACGACCACAACCGACGGTGATTCACTGGCGGATTCCGCGCTGGAGCTGGGCAGCAGTAGCGGCTTTGCTCTTGCTCGCTTCGGCGGCATTGGTACTCGATGTAAGTCAGCGTTCCGAACGCAAAGTAGCGAGCGAAATCGTCACAGACCACGTGCGTTCACTGATGGCTAGTCACTTAACAGACGTAGCCAACTCCGACCAGCACACGGTGAAGCCCTGGTTTACAGGGAAGCTCGACTTCTCGCCGCAGGTACGAGATCTCTCAGCCGATGGCTTTGAATTGATCGGGGGGCGTCTGGAGTATCTCGATGGTCATAACGCCGCGGCCGTCGTCTATCAGCGGCGTAAACATGTAATCAATCTATTTACTTGGCCAACTTCAGCGTCGGATGAAGAGCCCCAGGCAACGGCGCAGCAGGGATTCAATCTCGTCGAATGGAAGCAGGCCGGAATGTACTACTGCGCGATCTCCGACCTGAATCGCCAGGAGCTAACGGAATTAGCCTCCCTGCTGCGAAAATAA
- a CDS encoding cytochrome c, whose translation MRPSRFPAFLVGLIVGLIIVPVSVYSYFRFGFAPVATAAAAMPFEKRFARMGLHARMDKEYPRSAPIQGNEENYAAGAHIYRENCAVCHGVTGQSITSVAKGMYPRPPQLLDPHHMVTDDPAGETYWKVSNGIRMTGMPSFHGSLSDTQMWQVSLLLANADKLPANVNLVLSEPLPADQPTAGSTAAGNVRR comes from the coding sequence ATGCGTCCATCCCGCTTCCCTGCCTTTCTTGTGGGCCTCATCGTCGGCCTGATCATCGTCCCCGTTTCGGTCTACTCCTATTTCCGCTTCGGATTCGCACCAGTCGCTACTGCGGCTGCCGCGATGCCTTTTGAGAAGAGGTTTGCTCGAATGGGACTGCACGCCAGAATGGACAAAGAGTATCCCCGAAGCGCGCCCATTCAGGGAAATGAAGAAAACTACGCCGCTGGAGCCCACATTTATCGCGAGAACTGCGCGGTGTGTCACGGCGTAACAGGACAATCCATAACATCAGTCGCCAAGGGCATGTACCCTAGACCTCCACAACTTCTTGATCCACACCACATGGTTACAGACGATCCAGCGGGCGAAACCTACTGGAAGGTTTCCAACGGAATCCGCATGACGGGCATGCCATCGTTTCACGGATCTCTATCGGACACGCAAATGTGGCAAGTAAGCCTGCTGCTCGCGAATGCGGACAAGTTGCCGGCCAACGTTAACTTGGTTTTGAGTGAGCCTCTGCCTGCGGACCAACCCACTGCTGGATCCACAGCCGCTGGAAACGTGCGTCGTTAA
- a CDS encoding CPBP family intramembrane glutamic endopeptidase, translating into MVKRSHVVMYVALVALLSLPWYLLVIHTKELGMGQGRVVHTLMWCPTLAALLTCYLGGISISSLGFTWPKLRYIGLGYGLPILYALLAYIPYWIAVRGSFNLAGFSYASATSLQLQTTGPALLLNLFLLLGYGVISGTTSGLGEEIGWRGFLFPALLKLGGPVSAILISGLIWALWHYPGILGSNYNSGGPAWVALVCFTWMVISGAAIFGWLRVKSGSVWPAAIAHGSHNLFIQAICDPLTRSSRSEAIWTTEFGILLALTTTIVALVCWLRYPPEPTSLVAVTTQSKLVIENAVR; encoded by the coding sequence ATGGTGAAGAGATCGCATGTTGTCATGTACGTCGCACTCGTTGCGCTGTTGAGTTTGCCTTGGTACCTGCTCGTAATCCACACGAAAGAGCTCGGTATGGGACAAGGGAGAGTTGTCCACACACTAATGTGGTGTCCGACTCTGGCCGCGCTGCTCACGTGCTACCTGGGTGGCATCAGCATCTCTTCGCTTGGATTTACCTGGCCTAAGCTGCGCTACATCGGTCTAGGGTATGGCCTACCCATTCTGTATGCGTTGCTGGCCTATATTCCATATTGGATTGCTGTACGCGGAAGTTTCAATTTGGCCGGCTTCTCGTACGCCAGCGCAACCTCGCTGCAGCTTCAGACAACAGGGCCGGCGCTGCTGCTCAATCTGTTTCTGTTGTTGGGTTACGGAGTCATAAGCGGGACAACTTCGGGATTGGGCGAAGAAATTGGATGGCGGGGATTTCTATTCCCGGCGCTACTGAAATTAGGCGGGCCTGTCAGTGCCATTTTGATCTCCGGTTTGATTTGGGCTCTCTGGCACTACCCGGGAATTCTAGGCTCAAACTACAACTCGGGAGGACCAGCATGGGTCGCTCTCGTGTGCTTCACCTGGATGGTGATCTCGGGTGCAGCGATCTTCGGATGGCTCCGCGTGAAATCCGGCTCAGTGTGGCCTGCTGCTATCGCTCACGGAAGCCACAATCTCTTCATTCAGGCCATTTGCGATCCCCTCACCCGCTCTTCCAGATCGGAAGCAATCTGGACGACGGAGTTCGGTATTTTGCTGGCGCTCACAACCACGATTGTCGCCTTGGTGTGCTGGCTACGATATCCACCAGAGCCAACGAGCCTGGTGGCCGTCACCACTCAGTCCAAACTTGTGATCGAGAACGCAGTAAGGTAA
- a CDS encoding alginate lyase family protein yields MSGEWPFFLSRWVQLGFPPDWHFNTLDGRRVEDTRHWSEIDIGAIHDVKFVWEPNRFSVTYLLARAYARARDERYAEAFWNLVEDWANRNPPNRGVNWASGQEAALRVMAWSFGLHAFSSSPSSTEERTSKLLWIIEVHGNRISAFIQYALSQRNNHGIGEAVGLFTIGILFPEFRRADEWMELGRKLIESQILEQVYEDGSYIQHSFNYQRGLIDYLVWAFRLGEVNDHRFSEECYQILSRAVQFMLRFCDLATGRMPNYGANDGSLVLPLSPCDYLDYRPSLQAAHYMVHRKFCFETGNWDEQSQWLFGTELTQRLEGKRRPPRIDVETKQPESGYLKLVARESHAMLRAARYEDRPSQADQLHLDLWWRGQNIACDPGTYLYNAPSPWTNGLAGTAVHNTITVGRRDQMTRAGRFLWLDWAQADSLKYEIGDSCRAIEAWHDGYEKLGATHRRCVAVISDEDCWIVVDDVCGDFRGDIRLHWLFEDCRHGWRSSDLRLTLQTAVGDFQCCVHATKLNTPTLVIGGRVSSDPDSSIPRSDYQIRGWRSLYYGQKDPAISLAVETQEPLPVRFVTVLAPSAVSVIKVDETVVEVGSNGERYRVCLRPAGSGRIAESPS; encoded by the coding sequence TTGTCCGGCGAGTGGCCGTTCTTTCTCAGTCGGTGGGTGCAGCTTGGGTTTCCTCCAGACTGGCATTTCAATACTCTGGACGGCAGACGCGTCGAAGATACTCGCCATTGGTCAGAAATTGACATTGGCGCGATTCACGACGTGAAGTTCGTGTGGGAGCCGAATCGCTTCTCTGTTACTTACCTACTGGCCAGGGCTTACGCCAGAGCTCGTGACGAGCGGTACGCAGAGGCGTTTTGGAACTTGGTTGAAGACTGGGCAAACAGGAATCCCCCGAACCGAGGAGTGAATTGGGCGAGCGGGCAAGAGGCTGCGCTTCGCGTGATGGCCTGGAGCTTCGGACTGCATGCATTCTCAAGTTCTCCGTCATCGACAGAGGAGCGCACTTCCAAGCTTCTTTGGATCATTGAAGTACACGGCAATCGCATTTCTGCATTCATACAGTACGCGCTCTCGCAGAGAAACAATCACGGAATTGGTGAAGCTGTTGGGCTCTTCACAATCGGAATTCTGTTTCCCGAATTTCGGCGAGCTGACGAATGGATGGAGCTGGGTCGAAAGCTAATCGAATCGCAGATTCTCGAGCAAGTGTATGAAGATGGCAGCTACATTCAGCACTCTTTTAACTATCAGCGAGGATTGATTGATTATCTCGTTTGGGCATTCCGGCTGGGCGAAGTCAACGACCACCGTTTTTCCGAAGAGTGCTACCAGATTCTGAGCAGAGCCGTGCAATTCATGTTGCGTTTCTGCGATCTGGCCACTGGCAGAATGCCAAATTATGGCGCAAACGATGGCAGTCTCGTCCTGCCTCTCAGTCCCTGTGACTACTTAGACTATCGACCCTCATTGCAAGCGGCGCACTACATGGTGCACAGGAAGTTCTGTTTTGAGACAGGAAACTGGGATGAGCAATCCCAATGGCTGTTCGGGACAGAACTAACTCAGCGGCTTGAGGGCAAGCGTAGACCGCCGAGAATCGACGTTGAGACGAAGCAACCAGAGTCCGGATACCTAAAGCTCGTGGCGCGGGAGAGCCATGCGATGCTTCGTGCGGCGCGTTATGAGGACCGCCCCTCCCAGGCCGACCAGCTTCATCTCGATCTTTGGTGGCGCGGACAGAACATCGCATGTGATCCCGGAACATATCTGTACAACGCACCTTCGCCTTGGACGAACGGACTGGCTGGTACCGCTGTTCACAACACGATCACAGTAGGCCGCCGCGACCAGATGACGCGCGCTGGCCGATTTCTCTGGCTCGATTGGGCTCAAGCAGACTCTCTGAAGTATGAGATTGGGGATTCATGCCGAGCAATCGAAGCGTGGCATGATGGATATGAGAAGCTGGGCGCGACGCATCGGCGATGTGTTGCCGTCATCAGCGATGAGGACTGCTGGATCGTTGTCGACGATGTTTGCGGAGACTTTCGCGGAGATATTCGGCTGCACTGGCTGTTCGAAGACTGTCGGCATGGATGGCGCTCAAGTGACCTGCGCCTGACATTGCAGACTGCTGTCGGCGATTTCCAATGTTGTGTTCACGCCACGAAGTTGAATACTCCCACTCTGGTAATTGGGGGAAGAGTGTCTTCCGATCCCGATTCAAGTATTCCCAGGTCCGATTATCAGATTCGAGGTTGGCGGTCGCTCTATTATGGTCAAAAGGATCCTGCCATTTCTCTCGCCGTAGAAACGCAGGAGCCGTTGCCCGTTCGATTTGTGACAGTGCTGGCTCCGTCAGCAGTAAGCGTGATCAAGGTAGACGAAACTGTCGTGGAGGTCGGCTCGAATGGTGAACGCTACCGCGTGTGCTTGCGTCCGGCCGGTTCAGGGCGGATTGCGGAGTCGCCGAGCTGA
- a CDS encoding glycoside hydrolase family 57 protein — translation MPAIRLIFLWHMHQPFYKDLVTGEYRLPWVRMHALKDYYGMVKLLDEFPRVHQNFNLVPSLVAQIEDYVTGNARDSWRDLIAKPAKDLNEQEKEFALTYLFQANHTHQVARYPRYFELLQKRGKYKSADLAVPHFGTQDFADLQILSQLAWFDEFFLDEPEVAALIEKGRYFDRADHEALLGVESRLLASVIPAYRAATDRGGIELSTTPFFHPILPLVCDTNNGRLSSPGLPLPRRRFLQANDALEQMRRAIEFHERTFGHRPSGMWPSEGSVSDEVLKLAKQLGLKWLATDEGVLGRSTRSYFERNSAGQLMADSAQRLYQLYRHGEKEDGVALVFRDHNLSDLIGFVYSGVPPKDAATHFVKSAKASAQAVLATGRDAIVPIILDGENAWEHFPASGREFLRRLYHAIESDPQIEPLTISEVIERTNDATPLTSLVPGSWINANFNVWIGAPEDNFAWDYLAEARDFYEHHSQNATADNRRLAYEELLIAEGSDWNWWYGPEHHSANDRDFDELYRNHLSNVYRLLGANPPDYLHHPISAETIGKTRTIPQTAFIFPQIGSPNIGYFDWLGAASFTADRRGSSMHGKKFLLERAYAGINERDFFLRLDFANELQGGHQVETRIEVQPSRPEQSRRTFVVKFHLSGRKMLSAEISRTDGGESNGSPSNPGKEHVESNFEKVLRAKLPLSTLGAQLGDTLLLRFTISSEQLPIDSLPTQGWIELPIVAEEQMLESGDQVW, via the coding sequence ATGCCCGCGATTCGTCTCATTTTCCTCTGGCACATGCACCAGCCCTTCTACAAAGACTTGGTTACGGGTGAGTACCGTCTTCCATGGGTAAGGATGCACGCACTCAAGGACTACTACGGCATGGTGAAGCTGCTCGATGAATTCCCCCGCGTCCACCAGAACTTCAACCTGGTCCCGTCGCTAGTCGCGCAGATCGAGGACTACGTGACCGGGAACGCAAGGGACTCCTGGAGAGATCTAATTGCGAAGCCAGCGAAAGATCTCAACGAGCAGGAAAAGGAATTCGCGCTCACGTACTTGTTTCAAGCCAACCACACGCATCAAGTTGCCCGATATCCCCGCTATTTTGAGCTGTTACAAAAGCGTGGCAAATACAAGTCGGCCGATCTTGCAGTTCCGCATTTCGGTACACAGGACTTTGCTGATCTGCAGATCCTGTCTCAACTCGCATGGTTTGATGAGTTTTTTCTCGATGAACCGGAAGTCGCGGCGCTCATTGAGAAGGGACGCTATTTCGATCGCGCTGACCACGAAGCCCTACTCGGAGTAGAAAGTCGCCTTTTGGCCAGCGTTATACCCGCATACCGTGCCGCCACAGATCGTGGTGGGATTGAACTATCAACGACGCCGTTCTTTCACCCCATACTTCCACTGGTTTGCGATACGAACAATGGTCGACTGAGTAGCCCCGGATTGCCCTTGCCCCGCCGACGCTTTCTGCAGGCCAATGATGCACTTGAGCAAATGCGACGTGCGATTGAGTTCCACGAGCGGACCTTTGGCCATCGGCCTTCGGGCATGTGGCCGTCGGAAGGCAGCGTGTCCGACGAAGTGCTTAAACTTGCAAAGCAGCTTGGACTGAAATGGCTGGCGACAGACGAAGGCGTTCTTGGCCGCTCAACGCGCAGTTACTTCGAGCGCAACTCCGCAGGCCAACTGATGGCGGATTCGGCCCAGCGTCTTTACCAACTCTATCGTCATGGCGAAAAAGAAGACGGCGTCGCGCTCGTCTTCCGCGATCACAATCTTTCCGATCTCATTGGATTCGTCTATTCGGGTGTGCCTCCGAAGGATGCAGCAACCCATTTTGTGAAGAGCGCCAAGGCATCGGCGCAGGCGGTGCTCGCTACTGGTCGAGACGCAATCGTGCCTATCATTCTCGATGGAGAGAATGCGTGGGAGCATTTCCCTGCCTCTGGCCGCGAGTTTCTGCGGAGGCTGTATCACGCTATTGAATCTGATCCGCAGATCGAGCCGCTCACGATCTCTGAAGTCATCGAGCGGACCAACGACGCGACTCCACTCACATCGCTGGTTCCTGGATCATGGATCAACGCCAACTTCAATGTGTGGATTGGGGCGCCGGAAGACAATTTCGCCTGGGACTATCTTGCAGAGGCGCGCGATTTCTACGAACACCATTCCCAGAATGCAACCGCTGACAACCGGCGACTCGCCTATGAGGAATTGCTCATTGCAGAAGGAAGCGATTGGAATTGGTGGTACGGTCCCGAGCATCACTCTGCGAACGATCGCGATTTTGATGAGCTCTATCGCAATCATTTGTCGAATGTCTATCGGCTACTCGGGGCGAATCCACCAGACTATCTCCACCACCCAATCTCCGCCGAGACCATCGGCAAGACGCGGACCATTCCGCAGACCGCGTTCATTTTTCCTCAAATCGGCTCGCCCAATATCGGATACTTCGACTGGTTAGGCGCGGCCTCTTTCACCGCCGATCGCCGCGGCTCGTCAATGCACGGAAAGAAATTTCTTCTTGAGCGAGCATACGCCGGCATCAACGAGCGGGATTTCTTTCTCCGGCTTGATTTTGCGAACGAATTGCAGGGTGGCCATCAAGTTGAGACTCGCATCGAAGTGCAACCATCCAGGCCGGAGCAATCGAGGCGGACGTTCGTAGTCAAGTTTCACCTCTCTGGCAGGAAAATGCTCAGCGCCGAGATCTCTCGAACAGATGGAGGCGAGAGTAACGGAAGTCCTTCGAACCCCGGGAAAGAGCACGTCGAAAGCAACTTTGAAAAAGTGCTGCGCGCCAAGCTCCCGCTTTCCACACTCGGCGCCCAACTCGGAGACACTCTTCTGCTGCGCTTCACCATCTCGAGCGAGCAGCTCCCCATAGATTCATTGCCCACTCAGGGATGGATAGAGCTGCCGATAGTTGCAGAAGAGCAGATGCTCGAGAGCGGCGATCAGGTCTGGTGA
- a CDS encoding LptF/LptG family permease, which translates to MRILTRYILWEVFSHGVIGAALFTFVIFMRDVGRILELVVRNSAPIPSVAEIFFLTIPTALTFTLPMGVLVGILIGLSRMAADSEVTALRASGVGAWRFVAIIGIFAVGAFAVALLNNVVIAPRSAAALANLQNSLKTSQISFEVQPRVFYEDLKGYVLYVQDVEPASGAAVWRNVFLADISNPAAPKVTLAQRAIVVTEGDTMRMHLENGSQQETDPKNPDQYTISTFDQTDIPIPLPAAGPAPSRDLLPAAELKSSELLYRARTEVPAKARWYWIEFHRRLALAASCLVLMLVGIPLGLSSKKGGKSTGFVLTILLVFLYYFSLSAGIAFARQGKVPPALGVWSADILFALAGLVLLRRVQQSSIDVVSFRIVWSDIAKRFSREKSQAEVSISASPLRKRSSRFPQILDDYVLRQFLEYLGLILATFVVLTLVFTFFELLGDIIRNRIALITVGEYLLNVIPSMIYLMTPLSVLIAVLVTFGLLQKSNELTAMKATGISLYRLIVPVVALAATLSFALFLFDQFYLPHANKRQDALRNEIKGKPAQTYLNPQRKWIFGAHREIYYYEFFDSERNQFANLSVFSIDPPTFALTARTFASRVFWNESMKKWVFEQGWVRALTATQVQDYKTFDVRTFADIDEPPNYFKKEVKQSSEMNFDELKAYIRELEQGGFDVVRLRVQLYKKLSFPLITLVMSILAIPFAVSAGRQGALRGVATAIGIAVVYWIASGLFEAMGNVNQLPAALAAWSPDVIFGLAGGYFILKVPT; encoded by the coding sequence ATGAGGATCCTGACTCGCTACATCCTGTGGGAAGTGTTCTCCCATGGCGTAATCGGCGCCGCGCTGTTTACGTTCGTGATCTTCATGCGCGACGTTGGGCGGATCCTCGAACTCGTCGTGCGCAACAGCGCACCGATTCCCAGCGTAGCTGAAATTTTCTTTCTCACAATTCCCACGGCTCTAACCTTCACCTTGCCCATGGGAGTTCTGGTCGGCATCCTGATTGGACTATCGCGCATGGCCGCCGACAGCGAGGTCACCGCGCTCCGAGCTAGTGGCGTGGGTGCGTGGCGATTTGTTGCGATCATTGGCATCTTTGCGGTTGGCGCTTTTGCTGTCGCGTTGTTGAACAACGTCGTGATTGCTCCCAGATCGGCGGCTGCTCTCGCAAACTTACAGAACTCATTGAAAACTTCGCAGATTTCCTTTGAGGTTCAACCCCGCGTCTTCTATGAGGACCTCAAAGGATACGTGTTGTACGTGCAGGACGTGGAGCCCGCCTCCGGTGCTGCCGTGTGGAGGAACGTTTTCCTCGCCGACATTAGTAACCCTGCTGCCCCGAAGGTGACTTTAGCCCAGCGTGCGATAGTCGTGACCGAGGGCGACACGATGCGCATGCACCTTGAGAACGGAAGTCAACAGGAGACCGACCCCAAGAATCCCGATCAATACACGATCTCGACCTTCGATCAGACGGACATTCCCATTCCACTCCCCGCGGCAGGGCCTGCGCCATCCCGTGATCTGCTTCCCGCCGCAGAGCTCAAGTCGAGCGAGCTCTTGTATCGAGCCCGCACCGAGGTGCCGGCAAAAGCTCGCTGGTACTGGATTGAATTTCATCGACGACTCGCGCTCGCGGCGTCGTGCCTCGTGCTGATGTTGGTGGGAATTCCTTTGGGCCTGTCTTCCAAGAAGGGTGGCAAATCTACCGGATTTGTACTCACGATCCTGCTGGTCTTTTTGTATTACTTCTCGCTGAGTGCTGGCATCGCTTTCGCGAGGCAGGGGAAGGTGCCGCCCGCTTTGGGAGTGTGGAGTGCTGACATCTTGTTTGCTCTTGCCGGGCTGGTGCTTCTGAGACGAGTTCAGCAATCGAGCATCGATGTCGTCTCATTTCGAATTGTGTGGAGCGATATCGCGAAGAGGTTTTCACGCGAGAAATCACAAGCGGAAGTCTCAATCAGCGCGTCGCCGCTGCGCAAGAGAAGTTCGCGATTTCCTCAGATTCTCGACGATTATGTGCTTCGCCAGTTTCTGGAATACCTCGGCCTCATTCTTGCCACGTTTGTTGTTCTAACTCTGGTCTTCACCTTTTTCGAGTTACTGGGCGACATCATCAGGAATCGCATCGCGCTCATCACGGTGGGCGAATACCTGTTGAACGTGATCCCGTCAATGATCTATTTGATGACGCCACTCAGCGTGCTCATCGCAGTCTTGGTGACGTTTGGACTGCTGCAAAAATCCAATGAACTGACGGCGATGAAGGCGACGGGGATCAGTTTGTATCGGCTCATTGTGCCCGTAGTGGCACTCGCAGCCACGTTGTCATTCGCTTTGTTCTTGTTCGATCAGTTTTATCTGCCGCACGCGAACAAGCGGCAAGACGCTCTGCGGAACGAGATCAAGGGCAAACCCGCGCAGACATATCTGAATCCACAACGAAAGTGGATTTTCGGCGCCCATCGCGAAATCTACTATTACGAGTTTTTCGATAGCGAACGCAACCAATTTGCAAACCTGTCCGTCTTCAGCATCGATCCACCGACTTTCGCCTTAACCGCTCGCACGTTTGCGTCACGTGTGTTCTGGAATGAATCCATGAAGAAGTGGGTTTTCGAGCAGGGCTGGGTCCGTGCGCTCACGGCCACCCAAGTGCAGGATTACAAAACGTTCGACGTAAGAACGTTCGCGGACATTGACGAGCCGCCGAACTACTTCAAGAAAGAAGTGAAGCAGTCTTCCGAAATGAATTTCGACGAATTAAAAGCTTACATACGTGAGCTGGAGCAGGGTGGCTTCGATGTTGTGCGGTTACGAGTTCAGCTTTATAAGAAGCTTTCTTTCCCATTGATCACGTTGGTAATGTCGATCCTGGCGATCCCATTTGCCGTCTCCGCGGGACGACAAGGCGCTCTTCGTGGTGTGGCGACAGCGATTGGAATTGCCGTAGTTTACTGGATCGCAAGTGGCTTGTTTGAAGCCATGGGCAACGTCAACCAGTTGCCCGCGGCGCTGGCAGCCTGGTCTCCTGATGTGATTTTTGGCCTTGCCGGTGGATACTTCATATTGAAGGTGCCAACGTAA